Below is a window of Maribacter dokdonensis DSW-8 DNA.
TAGAGGTTGTGGCCCTATTTCTAAAGTTAGATTTGGCAATGTCAGCTTGCGAAGCGTCTTTTCCTTCTAAATGTACACGTTGCAAGATCACCCATTGTTCAATAGTAAGATCAATGTTGTTTTCTGCAAATACCTGTAAAAAAGTGCTCTGTACTTTTTTTAAAGTACGATCAATGTAAACGCCGAAGCCCTCCGTCCTGTCCATAATCTCAAAGTTATTCTTCCAAAAATACAGGAGTTTATCGTTAAAATTGTTGTTAATGCAACAAAATTAAAAAAAAGTTGTATTTTTACTTAGTTCAAATTGGCAAAAAGTACTAGAAATATGCAACCAGGTTTTAAGAAATATATATTAGAAGATAGCACTTACAAAGGCGGAGGTAAGAAGATTGTAATGCCCAATGGTGTTACCGTTCACAAATTGTCCTCTAACGAAAATCCGTTAGGGTATTCCCCAAAAGTTAAGGAAGCCTTGGCAAATACCTTAGATGATTTGAGCCTATATCCGGATAATACGGATATAAGGTTACGTGAGGCGTTGGTGAAAGATTTTGATGGTGTACTTACCGTAGATAACTTTATTACTGCAAATAGTGGTTCAGAAATTATAGATATGATTTCTAAGGCATTTTTGAACGAAGATGACGAGGTAATTGTGAGTCAGCCTTGCTTTTTACCTTATACGGCCTTTACCCGTTGGATGGGAGCCAAGGCAATCAACGTACCCATGACGGAGGATTATGATTACAATTTGGACGGTATTTTGGAGGCTATTAATGATAGAACAAAGTTGATATTTCTAGCATCGCCCAACAATCCTTCAGGAAATTATATTCCACTGACAGATTTAAGAAATTTCATAGATAAATTACCTGACCATGTAGTATTGGTGTTAGATGAGGTATACAGACATTTTGCCGAAGCCGAAGATTACACTTCGGGAATTCCTTTTGTAGTAGAAGGTAAAAATGTAATTGCAATCAATAGTTTTTCAAAGACCTATGGCTTGGCAGGTCTAAGGGTTGGCTATTGTTATGCTCCTTTAGAACTAAGCAATTACATGCGTAAGATTTGTAAACCTTTTCTATTGTCATCATTGGCTTTAGAGGGGGCAATTGCTGCTTTGGAAGATGTAGCGTTTGTAAACAAAACTGTAGCATTGGTTAAGGAGGAAAGAAAGTTTGTTTTGAACGGTCTTGATACAATGAATATCAAATATTGGCCAACACAGGGTAATTTTGTGCTAATAGACCCACCGGTGAATGATATGGAGTTTACCTCTTTTTTAGAAAAAAAAGGTATAATGGTACGCCCTGTAGGTAATTTTGGTGCGCCGGGAAAAGTGCGTATATCTTTTGGGGTAAGAGAGGCTAACAAAGCACTTTTGGCCGCAATTGAGGTTTTAATGAAGAGCCAAACGACCACAGCATAAAATTTTTTATCACATATGTTGCATGAGCAACAAAAAAAACAATATAAAACTAAATCATATACTATGTCAACTTCAACAGTAGCAGAAAACAAACACAAAGAGGCACAAGATTTTATGCCTATTAACGGTACCGATTATTTAGAGCTTTATGTAAGTAACTCTAAACAAGCGGCACATTATTATAAAACCGCTTTCGGTTTTAAATCCTTAGCTTATAAAGGTCTTGAAACCGGTAGTAGGGATTTTGAATCCTATGTGGTAGAGCAAGATAAAATTAGATTGGTTTTGACGTCACCTTTAAAGAGTGGTACAGATGTGGGTAGGCACATAGACAAGCATGGTGACGGAGTTAAGGTAACGGCACTGTGGGTAGATGATGCTACCTATGCTTACAACGAGACTATGAAAAGAGGAGCTAAAAGTTACATGGAGCCAAAAACCGAAGAAGACGAGCACGGTAAGGTGGTAAGTTCTGGTATTTATTCTTATGGTGAAGTAGTGCACATTTTTGTAGAGCGTAAAAATTATAACGGTACATTTTTACCGGGCTACCAAAAATGGGAAAGCGATTATCAGCCATCTTCTACTGGATTAAAATTTGTAGATCATATGGTAGGTAATGTGAACGAAGGTAAAATGAATTATTGGGTAGATTTCTACGCCAATGTAATGGGCTTTAAGCAAATAATGTCTTTTGATGATAAGGATATTTCTACCGATTATACAGCCCTCATGAGTAAGGTAATGAGTAATGGTAACGGTCGTATTAAATTCCCGATCAACGAGCCTGCTCCAGGAATGAAAAAATCTCAGGTAGATGAATATTTGGAGTTTTATGAAGGTGAAGGTGTACAACATATTGCCGTAGCAACCGATGATATCGTAAAAACGGTTTCTGATTTAAAAAGTAGAGGTGTGGAGTTCTTGACCATACCTACAACGTATTATGATGTATTGACAGAGCGAGTTGGTGAAATCGATGAGGATATAGAATCATTGAGAAAACTAGGTATTTTGGTGGATCGTGATGATGAAGGGTATCTGTTGCAAATTTTTACCAAAACGGTACAGGCAAGACCAACCATGTTCTTTGAAATTATTCAGCGTAAAGGAGCAACTTCTTTTGGAAAAGGAAATTTCAAGGCTTTATTTGAAGCTATTGAGCGTGAGCAAGAATTAAGAGGAACCTTATAAGTTCAACAGATTTCTTGACAAGCCAAGAATAGTTTAATTTTAATAAAATAGTAGTAACTAATAAAACGAACGTATATGCCAATCTATCATAAGCAAGGTGCGTTGCCGCCAAAAAGGCACACGCAGTTTAGAAAACCCAATGGGGAATTGTACTCGGAACAATTGTTCGGTACCATTGGTTTTGACGGTATGTCCTCTTTATTATATCATCATAATAGACCTACCATGGTCAAGGAGATCGTAAAAAGTACTGACGTGTCTCCTAAAATTGCCTTGGAGAAGAATATACGTTCGTTAAAGTTGGTTAGTTTTAATGCACCCGCAAAAGACGATTTTTTAGAAGCTCGTGAGCCACTTTTGGTCAATAGTGATATCATCATTGGGGTAGCGGCACCACGAAAGTCGTTACGCGAATATTTTTATAAGAATACCGATGCCGATGAAATGTTGTTCATACATAAAGGCACTGGTACCTTACGAACTATTTTTGGACAAATTCCTTTTGAATATGGTGATTATCTGATTATTCCCAGAGGAACCATTTATCAAATAGATTTTGATAGTGAAGACAATCGCATATTATATGCCGAATCATATTCACCGATCTATACGCCAAAAAGATATCGGAATTGGTTTGGGCAGTTATTGGAACACTCTCCGTTCTGTGAGCGCGATTATAAATTGCCACAAAATCTTGAAACATTTACCGATACCAAAGAACATTTGATAAAGGTGAAAAAGCAAGGGGTCATGCATGAAATG
It encodes the following:
- a CDS encoding pyridoxal phosphate-dependent aminotransferase, with amino-acid sequence MAKSTRNMQPGFKKYILEDSTYKGGGKKIVMPNGVTVHKLSSNENPLGYSPKVKEALANTLDDLSLYPDNTDIRLREALVKDFDGVLTVDNFITANSGSEIIDMISKAFLNEDDEVIVSQPCFLPYTAFTRWMGAKAINVPMTEDYDYNLDGILEAINDRTKLIFLASPNNPSGNYIPLTDLRNFIDKLPDHVVLVLDEVYRHFAEAEDYTSGIPFVVEGKNVIAINSFSKTYGLAGLRVGYCYAPLELSNYMRKICKPFLLSSLALEGAIAALEDVAFVNKTVALVKEERKFVLNGLDTMNIKYWPTQGNFVLIDPPVNDMEFTSFLEKKGIMVRPVGNFGAPGKVRISFGVREANKALLAAIEVLMKSQTTTA
- the hppD gene encoding 4-hydroxyphenylpyruvate dioxygenase, which translates into the protein MSTSTVAENKHKEAQDFMPINGTDYLELYVSNSKQAAHYYKTAFGFKSLAYKGLETGSRDFESYVVEQDKIRLVLTSPLKSGTDVGRHIDKHGDGVKVTALWVDDATYAYNETMKRGAKSYMEPKTEEDEHGKVVSSGIYSYGEVVHIFVERKNYNGTFLPGYQKWESDYQPSSTGLKFVDHMVGNVNEGKMNYWVDFYANVMGFKQIMSFDDKDISTDYTALMSKVMSNGNGRIKFPINEPAPGMKKSQVDEYLEFYEGEGVQHIAVATDDIVKTVSDLKSRGVEFLTIPTTYYDVLTERVGEIDEDIESLRKLGILVDRDDEGYLLQIFTKTVQARPTMFFEIIQRKGATSFGKGNFKALFEAIEREQELRGTL
- a CDS encoding homogentisate 1,2-dioxygenase is translated as MPIYHKQGALPPKRHTQFRKPNGELYSEQLFGTIGFDGMSSLLYHHNRPTMVKEIVKSTDVSPKIALEKNIRSLKLVSFNAPAKDDFLEAREPLLVNSDIIIGVAAPRKSLREYFYKNTDADEMLFIHKGTGTLRTIFGQIPFEYGDYLIIPRGTIYQIDFDSEDNRILYAESYSPIYTPKRYRNWFGQLLEHSPFCERDYKLPQNLETFTDTKEHLIKVKKQGVMHEMVYVGHPFDVVGWDGYNFPYGFSIHNFEPITGRIHQPPPVHQTFETNAFVICSFVPRLYDYHPQSIPAPYNHSNIDSDEMLYYVDGDFMSRNGVQPGNISLHPAGIPHGPHPGAAERSIGQKGSEELAVMIDTFKPLMVTENAMKLDDGDYYKSWL